The sequence below is a genomic window from Betaproteobacteria bacterium.
GACGTAGCTGCCAAGGCCGAGATTCTGCTCAAAACGATGGACTCGGTGCGCAAGTACACCACCGAGCACATCAACACGACCTTGAAGCCGCTGCTCGACCGCGAACAGAGCTTCGCCCGGGAAACCGTTCCGGGCTATGCCGCGCGCGAAGTGTTCGAGCGCTTTCGCAAGGACCCGGCCTACAGCAGCTTCCTCTACAAGGAAGCGACGCTGAATCCGACCAATCTGCGGGACAAGACCGATGCGTTCGAGGCCGGCGTCGTGCAACGTTTTCGCGCTTCTCCGGATCTGTCCGAGCAGAGCGGTTTTCGTACCCAGGGCACGCGACGGCTGTTCTTCACCGCCAAGCCCATCCGGGTGCGCTCGGCTTCCTGCCTGGGTTGCCACAGTACCCCGGATGCCGCCCCGCAAGCGATGGTCGCCATGTACGGTCCCGACAACGGCTTCGGCTGGAAGCTCGACGAGATCGTCGGTTCGCAGATCGTGTATGTGCCCGCCGAGGCGGTGATCGCGAGCGGCGCGCGCAGCACCTTGCCGGTCACGGCCGTGTTCGTTGCGATCTTCACGCTGACCGTGGCTGCGATCACGGTGTTCTTCCGCCGTAGCGTCATCCGGCCACTCGCCAGCCTCGCGGCCGCGACCCAGGCGCTGCGCAACGGAACGATGAGCCCCGCGCAATTCGCCGCTTCGCCCGAGGCCGAAGCCTTGAGCGCTACGGCGCGGCGAGACGACGAGCTCGGGCAGCTTGCCGAACGTTTCGCCGGCATGGCGCGCGAGGTCTACTCGCGTGAGCGCAGCCTGCACGAGGCGCGCGAGGAAGTCAGCCGCAGCGAGGCCAAGTTCCGCAGTCTCGCCGAGCTCGGTTCGGACTGGTACTGGGAACAGGATGCCGCCCTGCGCTACGTGCTGCCGCAGGATCGCAGCGGAACCGACAGCCGAATCGACGACAAGCGCATCGGCAAATGCCGCTGGGAGCTGCCTGGAACGATGCCGGTCAATACCACCTGGGCCACGCACCAGGCCATGCTGCACGAGCGCAAGTCGTTCCGCTACCTGGTGTTGAAGCGCGTCGAAGACGGCGGCCAGGTGCGCTACATCCGCGTCGGCGGCAGTCCGTTCTACGACAAGAACGGCGTATTCGCCGGCTATCGCGGCATCGAGACCGACGTCACCGAGCAGGTCGCGGCGCAACAGAACGAGCATGCACAGCAGTTTCTGAATGCTGTCATCAACGCCGTGCCGAGCCCGGTGTTCGTGAAGAACGACAAGTACCGCTGGATCCTGTTGAACGACGCGATGTGCCAATTGCTCGGCCGCTCGCGCGAAGAGCTGCTCGGATGCGACGATCTGCAACTCGACGAGTCGCAGGCCGCATTCGCGCGCGAAAGCGATGCAGCGGTGCTGGAAGCGGGCGTTTCGCGCGAGCACGAGCAGTCGTTCACCGGCCGCGACGGAATCTCGCGCTGGGTGCTCGTGCGCAAACGCGGCTTCCGCATGCCGGACGGCAAGAGCATCCTGGTCGGCGTCATCACCGATCTGACCGAACGCAAGCGCATCGAGGAGGATCTGCTGCTGGCCAAGGACGCGGCCGAGGCGGCCAACCGCTCGAAGTCGGAGTTCGTGGCGAACATGAGCCACGAGATCCGCACCCCGATGAACGGGGTGCTCGGGATGGCCGAGCTGCTGCTCGATACCCGTCTCGATTCGGTGCAGACGCGCTATGCCCGCAACATCCGCCATTCGGGCGAGGCGCTGCTCACCATCATCAACGACGTCCTCGATTTCTCCAAGATCGAAGCGGGCAAGATGACGCTCGAGCAGATCGATCTCGACCTGCGTGAGCTGGTCGAGGAGGTAACCGGGCTGTTGGCTGTGCAAGCCCGCGACAAGGGCCTGAAGCTCGCTTTCGAGATCGATGCGGCAGTGCCCTCGGCTCTGACGGGCGACCCTGTGCGCATCCGCCAGGTTCTCATCAATCTCGTGGGCAACGCGGTCAAGTTCACCGAGCAAGGCGAAGTCACAATCGCCGTGAAGCGCACCGATGCGCCGGCCGATGCGGCCCACGGACATGGCTGCGCGCTCAACTTCAGCGTCAGCGACACCGGGATCGGGCTTTCGCCCGAGGGCTGCCGGAAGCTCTTCCAGCCGTTCACGCAGGCGGACGGCTCGACCACGCGGCGCTTCGGCGGCACCGGACTGGGATTGGCCATATCGCGCCGCCTGGTCGGCATGATGGGCGGCGAGATCGGCGTCGAGAGCACGCCCGGCGTGGGTTCGCGCTTCTGGTTCAGCCTCCGGTTGGCCGTTGCCGCGCAGACGCACGGCGCTGCGCAAGAAAGCGCATTTCCGGACCGGAACGAGCTTCGTCCGCCGCTGTCAGGCCGCGTGCTGCTGGTCGAGGACAACGGCGTCAATCAGGAGATCGGCATGGCGATGCTGCAGGCGATCGGCTGCGAAGTCGATCTCGCAGCCGATGGGCGTGAAGCCATCGCGGCCACTGGCGCAAAAACCTACGACCTGGTGCTCATGGATTGCCAGATGCCGGATGTCGACGGGTTCGAAGCAACGCGCGCGATCCGTGCGCGCGAGCGCGAACGCGAACGGTCTGGA
It includes:
- a CDS encoding DUF3365 domain-containing protein — encoded protein: MKRFGIGPKFTLLLALVLLTGMGLAWFALSEVLQKQAQRDVAAKAEILLKTMDSVRKYTTEHINTTLKPLLDREQSFARETVPGYAAREVFERFRKDPAYSSFLYKEATLNPTNLRDKTDAFEAGVVQRFRASPDLSEQSGFRTQGTRRLFFTAKPIRVRSASCLGCHSTPDAAPQAMVAMYGPDNGFGWKLDEIVGSQIVYVPAEAVIASGARSTLPVTAVFVAIFTLTVAAITVFFRRSVIRPLASLAAATQALRNGTMSPAQFAASPEAEALSATARRDDELGQLAERFAGMAREVYSRERSLHEAREEVSRSEAKFRSLAELGSDWYWEQDAALRYVLPQDRSGTDSRIDDKRIGKCRWELPGTMPVNTTWATHQAMLHERKSFRYLVLKRVEDGGQVRYIRVGGSPFYDKNGVFAGYRGIETDVTEQVAAQQNEHAQQFLNAVINAVPSPVFVKNDKYRWILLNDAMCQLLGRSREELLGCDDLQLDESQAAFARESDAAVLEAGVSREHEQSFTGRDGISRWVLVRKRGFRMPDGKSILVGVITDLTERKRIEEDLLLAKDAAEAANRSKSEFVANMSHEIRTPMNGVLGMAELLLDTRLDSVQTRYARNIRHSGEALLTIINDVLDFSKIEAGKMTLEQIDLDLRELVEEVTGLLAVQARDKGLKLAFEIDAAVPSALTGDPVRIRQVLINLVGNAVKFTEQGEVTIAVKRTDAPADAAHGHGCALNFSVSDTGIGLSPEGCRKLFQPFTQADGSTTRRFGGTGLGLAISRRLVGMMGGEIGVESTPGVGSRFWFSLRLAVAAQTHGAAQESAFPDRNELRPPLSGRVLLVEDNGVNQEIGMAMLQAIGCEVDLAADGREAIAATGAKTYDLVLMDCQMPDVDGFEATRAIRARERERERSGSQPARRLPIVALTANAMSGDREQCTSAGMDDYLSKPFTQEQLRAVLGTWMP